A portion of the Lolium rigidum isolate FL_2022 chromosome 1, APGP_CSIRO_Lrig_0.1, whole genome shotgun sequence genome contains these proteins:
- the LOC124646802 gene encoding cell division cycle 20.2, cofactor of APC complex-like — MDAGADPMTPVKAAPRAASRSPLREAGASPYMPSLRTAAGSPAIKCYGDRFIPCRGTEEDRDIARYLLTEKENAATAPSPSKGAYRELLAKKMLGNRTRIFSFRNKPPPQPDSLLANDAASIHANPARKRRCIPQTPDRILDAPDLADDYRVNLLDWGCRNVLSIALGNRICLLDVSSGSISELATVHEDDGPVTSVSWAPDGRHIAVGLASSVVQLWDSTSSQLLRTLEGVHESGVGSLAWRDNKVLTSGDIYGKIVNNDMRIRNHAAQTYCGHTKEVCGLKWSGSGKQLASGGNDDLLFLWDVAMASSVGSPGRRTQWLHRLEDHLAAVRGLAWCPFQSNMLASGGGTNDRCIKFWNTNTGACLNSVNTGAQVCALLWSKNDRELLSSHGYDQNELTLWKYPAMVKMAELTGHTSRVLFMSQSPDGCTVASAAADERLCFWNVFGTSKDAVKSSHTRMFNSYNHLR, encoded by the exons ATGGATGCCGGAGCCGACCCGATGACGCCGGTGAAGGCCGCGCCGCGTGCGGCGTCGCGGTCGCCGCTCCGGGAGGCCGGCGCGAGCCCCTACATGCCGTCACTGCGCACGGCGGCCGGCAGCCCTGCCATCAAGTGCTAC GGTGACCGGTTCATACCGTGCAGAGGAACAGAGGAGGACAGGGACATCGCGCGCTACCTCCTGACGGAGAAGGAGAACGCCGCCACGGCGCCGTCGCCTTCCAAGGGAGCGTACCGCGAGCTGCTGGCCAAGAAGATGCTCGGCAACCGGACCAGAATCTTCTCCTTCCGGAACAAGCCGCCACCACAGCCCGACAGCCTCCTTGCCAATGATGCAGCTTCCATCCACGCCAATCCGGCCAGGAAGCGCCGATGCATCCCTCAG ACTCCGGATAGAATTCTGGATGCACCAGACCTCGCAGACGATTACCGTGTCAATTTGCTGGACTGGGGATGTCGCAACGTGCTGTCCATCGCGCTGGGAAACAGGATATGCCTCTTGGACGTCTCGAGTGGGTCCATATCTGAGCTCGCCACCGTTCACGAAGACGATGGCCCTGTCACTAGTGTCAGCTGGGCTCCTGATGGCCGTCACATTGCTGTTGGCCTCGCGTCTTCAGTTGTCCAGCTCTGGGATTCAACCTCTAGCCAACTG CTTAGGACACTGGAAGGTGTGCACGAGTCGGGAGTCGGTTCACTGGCATGGAGAGACAACAAAGTCCTGACCTCTGGTGATATCTAcggcaagattgtgaacaatgacATGAGGATCAGGAACCATGCCGCGCAGACATACTGTGGGCACACCAAGGAGGTGTGCGGGCTCAAGTGGTCGGGGTCAGGAAAGCAGCTGGCCAGTGGCGGCAACGATGACCTCCTCTTCTTGTGGGATGTCGCCATGGCATCCTCAGTAGGGTCTCCAGGCCGTCGCACCCAATGGCTACACAGGCTTGAGGACCACTTGGCTGCCGTGAGGGGGCTCGCATGGTGCCCATTCCAGAGCAACATGCTGGCATCAGGTGGTGGCACAAACGATCGGTGCATCAAGTTTTGGAACACAAACACAGGTGCATGCCTCAACTCTGTCAACACCGGGGCACAGGTGTGTGCGCTGCTCTGGAGCAAGAATGACAGAGAGCTGCTGAGCTCACATGGATACGATCAGAATGAGCTCACCTTGTGGAAGTACCCGGCGATGGTTAAGATGGCTGAACTCACTGGCCATACTTCCCGTGTCCTTTTCATGTCCCAG AGCCCTGATGGTTGCACAGTAGCATCTGCTGCCGCAGATGAGAGACTGTGTTTCTGGAACGTCTTTGGGACTTCTAAGGATGCAGTCAAGAGTTCTCACACTAGGATGTTCAACAGTTACAATCATCTCCGATAA